The Mobula hypostoma chromosome 9, sMobHyp1.1, whole genome shotgun sequence genomic sequence ATTGGGCTAATTGTGACCTTGACCATAATTTTAActtattttctttttcatatttctACCCATATTGTCTTCACTGCCTGCTGACTTTCCCTTATATCATCTCTTACCATACATGTAACTTGATGCTTAACAATACATTCCACTCCTTCTAAGTTCTGTACTGTTCAAATCTACCTTTCAGATCCCAATCCCaatttgcaaagtttgtcttcttttgtatgtttgtcagcctttgtttgtgtgtagttttttattgattctactaTAGTTCTTTGTTTTAcgatgaatacctgcaagaacatgaatctccaTGCATCtaggtattttgataataaacttactttgaactttgaaggtaaAGAGGGACTGCAACTACATTGGAAGTAAAGGACACAAGGTTCTGTAGCAAATATGAAATATATGTAAGTAACAAGAATGCTTTCCTTGTTGTATTAAATGCCAATGACATTTATTTTCccagagaaatggacagtcataGAGGTGGTGAACTGATACTGGGAGGGATTGACCATTCCCGGTACACAGGGGACATTAACTGGGTCCGAGTTACAGAGAAGAAGTACTGGAAAATATCACTACAAAAGTAAGTGAGTGTGAACCTGGAAAGTTATCTTTGATAAACTACAGTGGTGAGCAGACTATTTTAGCTTTGTGGATGTACATTGATACCATTCACAATCAAACGGAGACATTGTTGTTAACATATTTTATTAACATAGCATATGTTATTAACATattttcggcatggactagaagggccgagatggcctgtttccgtgctgtaattgttatatggttatatttaagTATTTAAGTAAATCAAATTAACCGGATTTAAGATAATTTGTAAGTACAACTCAAGAAAAATCAGTAAACTCTAAAAACACTTGTATAGAAAAATTACTGTGTGAAATTTTTGATGTTATTAACTATAATGCTAAATTTAGCCTATATATTATATACAGTGTATATagtataggaccataagatatagaagcaggccatttggcctcttGAGActtttctgccatttcatcatggctgatccaatcttcctctcagccccaatctcctgccttctccccatagccctcagaccgtgactaatcaagaatctatcaacttctgccttaaatatacttaaagacgtggcctcctcagctgcctgtggcaaaaaattccacaggttcaccactttaCAATAGTTGGAGATATTTTTATAAAGAGAACATCTGAAATCCTGATGGAAAGAAATAATGGGAAAGTAAAGCATCAGGGGGTTCCTACCCTTTTCTATGCCATTGACCTCGACCATGAACTGGGGGGTCAACAGatcacaggttgggaaccctgtcaTAGACTGAAATTTTTATTTAAATGCACAGTTCAAATAAATCTACCACAATAGTAAGTGGAATCTGTATGTACTGTACATGATTTACTTaagtggaaagggtacagaggagatttccaggatgctgcctggtttagaaagtatgcattatgatcagagattaagggagctagggctttactctctggagagaaggaggatgagaggagacatgatagaggtgaacaagatattatggggaatagatagagtggatagccagcgcctcttccccagggcaccactgctcaatacaagaggacatggttttagggtaaggggtgggaagttcgagggaatattagaggaaggatttttactcagagagtggttggtgcgtggaatgcactgcctgagtcagtggtggaggcagatatactagtgaagtttaagagactactagaatttaaggtgtggggttatatgggaggcagggtttaagggtcggcacaatgtcatgggccgaagggcctgtactgtgctgtactattctacgttctataagTAGAATTTTATGATTGCAAATGCCCATAAGTGGTTAAAAAATGGATGATACAAAGTAATTAAAAGAGCCACAATTTGTTAACGCTCTGCAAAATTTGTCCAGAATGAAAAGTGATAATAACCATTTCAGGTTTGTTTTGCATCACTTCTTAAACTTGCCTCGATGCTTCCAGTGCGGGCCCTTGTTCTTTAGGTCTAACAAGGTGGCTGGAGTTTAGCTTGGTGCCGCATTCTCTGCAGAGACGGAATAAGGTGTGGTTATTCAGTTTGGAAAGTCTAGAGGAATGGAATCCCCAGTTACTTATTACTGCAGGACTTCTTTCTTTTTAGTCATCTACCTTCCAGTCAATATTATAGTACATGGTCCGAGCCAAGGTATCTAATGTCTGAAATGGGCTGAGGGAAAATGTGTTAGTCAGTACTCTTTGTGATCAATGGAGACAGGCTGATTTTGGGTGTCGGGGGTGATGAGTTGGGTGGAGGGGACAGTAACCGATGGTAGTCACTGGACTAGGCTGGTGAGCAggaagatgggtgggaagggggtTTAGTGTGCTGGCAAAAGGATGTTTGCAGAGTAACTTGTCGGACTTGGGAGATGTGCTTTAGTTTCTCTTGGTTCACAACCCAGAATTAGCCGCTCTTCCTTCCTTTCAGCTGTAGATTTTCCTGAGGTAGATTTGTAACTTGGGTTATAATTGTCAAATTTTCTGAGATACCGTGAAAATaattgccatccatacagatcatttcattacaacagtgtattgaggtaatacaagctgaaaacaataacagaagtcAGAATTGAGCattacaattacagagagagtATCCAGACAGATAAGATGCAAGGTCACAGTTAAGtcaattgtgaggtcaggagtccatcttaacATATAAGAGATCGTTACTAGTCTTAGAACACAcagataaaagctgtccttgagcctgatgggatGTGATCTCATGTTTTTGTATCTCTTCGAGATCGGGGGCGGGGAGAGAAGATGTCCAggattggtggggggtgggggggctctGATTCTATTAGCTGCTTTAAGGAGACAGCAAGTTATGtagatagagtccatggaggacACTATGAAATGAAGCTGGATAACCTCGTTATAATATTTAAATTAATAACTCTGTCCGAAATGTGTGTAGTCTTCGCTCAAACCAGAAGTGAATTAACTTGAATCAATGAGCATtccgattcagaatcagaatctggtttaatatcaccagcacgtcgtgaagtttgttgtctttgtgtcagcaatacaatgcaatgtatataaaatagttaaataagcagtgcaaaaatagaaataaaaatgtagtgaggtagtgttcatgggttccatgcccattctgaaatctgatggcagaggggaagaagatgtctttgaattgttgagtgtgtgtcttcaggctactgtacctcctttctgatggtagcaatgagagcagGGCGTGACATGAGAATTTGAAACTCCTTTGGGTTAAAACATCTGACTAAGTATTAGCCTAGTGATTTTTTTATGAGTTAAGATTTACTTCAGTGATTCAATTTGCAATTCAAAATCAGGATCTATATCTGAACATTTAGTCATGTTGGAAGATAGATCTGTTGTTATGCTTCTGACTTGGGAATGAATTACTTTATGTTTCTCATCCAGTATAAAATTTCACAACACTGTCGTGTGTCGCAACGGTTGTTCTGCAATAGTTGACACTGGAACCTCTTTGATAGCTGGTCCCTACTTGGAAATAAAAGAAATGTTTCATAATTTTGCTGACTTCCAGGTTGGCATGGGCGAGGTATGAATTTTAACTTGTTTGTTGTTGAATTGATCCCACCTAACTTTTATAGGCTGCAGCAATTAATAGTTTCTTGCTTAATTCTATCTACTGATGCAAATAATTCTTTGACCACATTTTAAAGTACAGTAGACATAATCATCTTTAAAATTTGATGTTGAAACCTTCTGGAGATTTATAAGCAGAATTCTGATGATTAGTTATGAAATTATTCATTACTTCTGGGAGCATGGTTTATGCATTGTAAATAAAGTATCTGTGGAACCTCCTTAAAATCCACAGCGAATTGTGATTTTGCACAGTATAATCAAAATTATTTACCAGTTTTCTGAGTTTATTGAGCAAATTGAAGTGATACAAAACTTCGAATGTCATGTTTCTGTTTGATGTTGGGGTGttcgccgagcttggcaattagcttgcaggcgTTTCATTACTAGTTGAGGTGACTCCCTCAGTGCAGTTGttagtgtttctctctgggaatgCTCACATTTATGTGGGCCTCCCTTCGCTTTCCTTGGTCCCGAATGGCTGCCCCTTCAGTTGATCTTAGGATTCTATTTGTTCACATTTCTTTGGTCAATTAGGGGTTCATAGATGGCATATATTTTGATGCGTCCATTTACGGAGTTATCAGAATAAAATCATGGTTCTAAAAATTCTCATGCCTGCTATGTGTTTGCCAggcaatagaattcaaaggtcaaccaAAGGGGTAGCCGATCAGGACCGAGGCAAGTGAACAGAGGGTTATAGAACcacgagcactcccagagagaagcaCCAGCAACTGCGCACTGAGGATGCCACCAAGACTGGTGATGAAATGCCTGCAGCCaattgccaagctcggtgaaCACGCATTTTacatctgctggaaatccagagcaacaaacacaaacactggaggaactcagcaggtcaggcagcatctatagagaggaataaacagtaaatGAAGGGTCTTCATCTAAAACATCAACTAGTTATTCCTCTCAATTACTTCAGtagtcagtcctgctgaagggttttggccaaaatgtcaactgtactcttttcctggatgctgagttcctccagcattttgtgtgtgttgcttggatttccagcatctgcagatcttctcttgttcgTAATTCAGTAATCTTGTCTGATTTTAGCATAGTGCCATTTCTTTTCTCTTGCATCCCCCTCACCAATCAACCATTCCGTTGGGAAAGTCGTCTCTGACCCTAGAAGACAATCAAACAATAAATATGTGACTTAATCGTCGGTGACCTCATTTATCTTCTGTTTGGGTCAGTTACTCTTGGGAAGctcaggactcgtaccaccaggttcaagaacaaccaTCAGGCGCTTgatcaaaaggggataactacactcacttgccttgtcattgaaatgttcccacaaccaatgatctcattttaaggactctttatctcattatctcatgttctcgttatttattgctatttattaatatttgcatttgcacaatttgttgtcttctgcactctggttgatctttcattgatcctgttatagatactattctatagatttgctgagtatgcccgcaataTAATCAATCTCAGcactgtaaatggtgacatatatgcacttcgataataacattaactttgaattttgaactgttGTTTGCAGAGAATCGTAGACATTGCTTGTGCCTGTAAAGTATTCCCAAAATCAATAATTCTTCTGCAAAAAATGTACTTCATGGCATCTAACAGATCCGTTGTTACATATACATGACCCACTTACCTACATAGATTGAAGAGTGGTAGAATTACTTTAGAAAATAACATGAGCCCTCTTTCATCCATAACCTGTCTCTTTATTACCAGTTTTTAGTAGAATGCAAAAAAACACTGAGTTTGCCAAATGTGACATTTACGATTGAAGGTGTGGAATACACATTGGAAGCTGAAGACTATATTAAAAAGGTACATTTTAAACTGAATTTGTACACATTTCCTTGTAAAGaataaataaacatttttttGAATAATTCAATTTACAATTTTATACTTTCCTTTCATAAGCTTGATAGAAGAAACTTAATGTGCCTGTATGGATTCCAAGCCATGAACGTATATACGTCTACTGACTTACAATGGATTCTGGGAGATGTTTTTCTCGCAAAATTCTACACCATTTTTGATCGGGGACATGATAGAGTGGGGTTTGCTAAATCTCGTCAGTACTGAAGACTTGtgggaacatagaagattgaagaATAAGAAGTGAACTGTTCTTATTTAATATCTACAAAATGGTGcttaatgtttcagtaatattcAGTGTTACAGACAACTGGAAAATTAACAGCTCTGTTTTACTGAAATAAAAGTAATCGATTCCAGCTCTGACGCCTTCGGCAATTACATTCTGTAATATTGATTTCAATAAAGGATTTGCAAATGTTGAGGATAAAAGTTAAAATCATTTTATTGAGATGAAGTATTGAAGCTCTCAGTGTGGGAGTCATGGGCCATGCGGTCCTCAGTGACTTGCCAAAGAGTGTTGGGCTTCTCAGTTTCtcgagcacctgtatttactaattgttgtctGAACTAGCATCCCTAAGCCCTTGTGCTGTTTGTTTATTCTTGTTGATTTAATTGTGTCTGACACAGGTTTCCTAtcttctatgattatttaaagggaACTCTCATTTAGTGCTTTTGTGGAGTCTTTGTGGAGAATGATCTGTCTCACAGTGTCGCTCGATTGTGCCaccatggctctgttggtattcctatgTATAACCTCCTGTTCCTGTTTCTTCATGAGGAGTCTGCTGTTTCTTGGCACTCTGGTTGAGTTgttgccagtgctcactgtgacaAAGCCTGCCGTTCCTCTGTATCTGGGTTCGGTCCTGCCAGCGACCACCATAACAGAGTCATGTTCCTAAGGTTGAAGTTATGGGACAACAAAGGCAATAAAACCAGTTTAAATAATCACTCATGACGGAAAATGTGGCTAGGGTAATTTCTATTGTTGATGTGATAGAATCAGGATTAATTCCAAACAGTTTAAATAACCATTGATGATGGAAAAAGCGGGGAATATTTTTCCATTTTTGACATGATAGAATCAGGATTAATTCCTATCATACTCAGGAAGATAGGTGACCACTTGTTTTCAAAAGGCTCCCAATTCTGTTGGGAAAGCATGAGCTAAACAGTAAATATACTGCTTGACAAATACTATTAGCATCATATAAGACACTATAACAAATTTGTGCTTCTTGCCAtgagaagattttttttcaggcgagaagatctattttgttgatctggaaggaaactaatcctccaactacattccaatggttttctcaaactatattaagtttaaatttagaaaaaattagaagtgatatttttgactctttggttaaatttgaagaaacttggaaaccttttatgcaacattttcatatgatgtaatctgacctttctgaatctttttttaaaaacttaaattatatgattacaggagcggagttaacgacattactgaacgtgtctgatacaagctattggtctagccctgttttgcttttttttgggttttttttttctctttttcttttgggttttttttgtttatatattttttttcttcttatttcttttttaatgactaatttcattatgagtttggaagtcttttatatctatgttacttaaaattcattttatatatgctgattaaCATTATTCCAATTTCTTTGTACCAAATTTGtgattgagtttataattttgaaaattaataaaaagatttaaaaagaaagaagattTTTTTCAGGTTAAGAAAGGCAGCTATCGTTTTTTCAGATCAGTGTATTTCAAAACTATGGGGTTTGATTTTAGCCAATGACAAAATTAAGTGGGTTTGGGTGACAGGGTGAGGTGGTCAGTGAATTTGGAAAATAGGTAACAGAGGGTCCTTGCGATGAAATGGTAGCTGTGCTACAGAGACTCATTTGTTTAGCCTCCGTGTGATTTCCTCTGCCGCTGGTCGCAGCTATTGTTTATCAGGCTACAATTGAACTGCCTCTGCAACAGAATTCTTTTGCCCAACCACACAGATGCAAGAGAACCCATGATATAATTTGAAGAACTGTGATTGAATCCTCTTGGCTAGTACTTACAGCAGAGGATCATTAAAACAAGGCAGTCATCTCATTTATTGCTTGTCAGATCTTCCAGTGCACAAATTAGTCTTAATAATTTGAAGTATTTCTGCAGGTATTTAAATTTACAGAATCTTTTCACAGTGTGCACAACAATATGCATCACTATTGCTGTATGTCCTTGTGATTTTTGTGAGAGATGACCAGTTCTTGTTGGAATTATAAtgctatgaatcagaatcaggtctaatatcactggcatatgtcatgaaatttgttgtctttactaCAACAGTGACCCaactggtggcatagtggcatcagcgtctgacttcgggacgaaaggtcccaagttcaaatccagccggctcccctgcacactttccatccgtgctgggttacgagctggtgatctctttggaaactcatcTGGCAGAAGGcgacttgcctcgtacgcggttccccacgtcaggaagtcatggagggaaatcgtctgctaaccagagaaactccggatggaatgtacctttcctttactacagcagtacaaagcaatacataataataaaaactgtgaattaaagtaaaaaatatatgtatatgtactttaatttATGTATATAATCGTTgaattaactaagtagtgcaaaaaaagtgctgaggtaatgttcatgggttcaatgtccattcagaaatttggtggCAGAGGCgtaggagctgttcctgaattactgcgtgtgtggcttcaggcttctgtacctccttcctgatggtagcaatgataacaaggcatgacttgggtgatgggggtgggtggggggggtccttaatgctggCTGCtgactttctgaggcattgctccttgaagatgtcctggatgctgggtaggctggtgctcatgttggagctgactgaattcacaaccctctgcagcttattttgaaccTGTGCagtcaccccccccaaccccacccccataccagatggtgatgcagccagttaggatgctctgcatggtacacctgtagaaatttgcgaatgtctttgttgacataccaaatctcgtcAAATTCTATTATTCAAACTGGAAAATACATTACGaataagcagcatctatgggaatgatgATAAAACAAATCAAAATCTTAAACTAAGACTAAAACAATTTCTCATTTTCAGAAAATTCCTCTTCCAATCTCACTTACGTTCCTCTTCCAATCTCCAGTCTTacttctgctatttaagaagggtgggacacagcagaaaggaaactatagacctgttagcctgacatcagtggttaggaagttgttggaatcaattgttagggatgagattacagagtacctggaggcacatgacaagataggccaaagccagcatggtttctcgaaaggaaaatcctgcctgacgaacctactgcaattttttgaggaaattacaagcagggtagacaaaggagatgcagtagatgtggtgtacttagattttcagaaggtctttgacaaggtgccacactagTAGTGGAGTTACTAGCACTACTagctactagcatgggtggagcattggctgatcggcagaaaacagagagtgggaataaagggatcctattctggctagctgccagttaccagtggagttccacaggggtcggtgttgggaccactgctttttacaatgtatgtcaatgatttggactatggtattaatggatttgtggctaaatttgccgatgatactaagataggtggaggagtggaggagtgatgaggaaacagagagcctgcagagggacttggatagtttaggggaatgggcaaagaagtggcaaatgaaatacaatgttggaaagtgtatgctcatgtactttggtggaagaaataaatgggcagactattatttagatggggagagaattcaaaatgcagagatgcaaagggacttgggagtcctcgtgcaggataccctaaaggttaacctccaggttgagtcagtggtgaagaaggcgaatgcaatgttggcattcatttctagaggtatagaatatcagagcagagatgtgatgttgaggctctataaggcactcgtgaaaccacacttggagtattgtgtgcagttttgggctccttattttagaaaggatatgctgacattggagagggttcagagaagactcatgagaatgattccaggaatgaaagggttactgtatgaggaacgtctggcagctcttgggctgtattccctggagttcaggagaatgtgggggggatctcatagaaacattccgagtgttaagaggcctgaacagattagatatggtaaggttatttcccatggtaggaggagtccaggacaagagagcacaacttcaggattgaaggatgtccatttagaactgaattgcagagaaattacttcagtcagagtgtggtaaatctgtggaatttgttgccacgagcggctgtggagcccaggtcattgggtgcacttaaggcagagatagacaggttcttgattagccagggcatcaaaggatatggggagaaggcaggggagtggagatgactggaagaatagactcgatgggccgaatgtcctacttttgctcctatttcttatggcctTGATGGTTACCAGGTTCTGTACAAACACCCACAGTCCTGGATGCACACACCATATCATTCCCTATTTTAGACCACAGAacatggaagagtacagcacaggaacaggccacttggctcgcaatgttgtactgaaccagctaaaaagcaaatcaaaaacatccacgcacaatccctcctacctacacaatgtccatatccttacatccatgtgcctgtccagatGTCTCTAAAAAGCCTCGAATGTATTTGGCTCTACCACCTCACCAGACTGCAcactccaggcatccaccactctctgagtaaaaaactcacccctcacatcctctttgaacccaccctctctcaccttcgatacatgtcctctggtattaggcatttctaccctgggaaacagatattctctgtcAATTCTATCTatgtaaacctccatcagatctcccctctgcctccGATACTAcagggaaaacaacccaggtttgtccagcctcttgtgatagcacatgccctttaaaccaggcaacatcctgttaaacctcttctgcaacctcaacatccttcctatagtggggtgaccagaactgtatgacaTACTACAGATGtgtcctaaccagagttttataaagttgcaacataacctcttgacttttgaactcaatgcctcgactaataaaagcaagtattccataagccttcttaatcaccctattgAACTGCgtagtcactttcaaggagctatgaacttggatcccaagatttgTTTGCTCAGCAACACCGTTAAGTACCTTGCCCTCAACTGTAATCCTTGTATTtgccctactgaagtgcaacacctcatatttatctggtTTAAGCTCCATCTGTTATTTCCTAGCCCATATCTTCAACTGGTCCATatttgtgctgtattttttgccagtcttctgcactctccacaactccaccaCTCTTGGTATCATCTCCAAACTTACTAATCACAGATGTACACGTGAGTCAGCAGAAAGAACTATACATGGATAGGCAATGTggttttgtggtttttgtattgctatatttatgctctattcttggttggtgtggctgtaacaaaatccaatttcccttgggatcaataaagtatatctatctatctatcaataggGCAGAGAAGAAGTGTGCTGAATGGATAATGTGCTTGCAAACCATATAAACAACTTTGCTGCAAAGCTTGAAAACTTGTTGATCTCAAATACAGGTGTGCCACAGAAACTACTGTACAGAAAACAAAATTCCACTAAATACTTGCATCCTTTACTCAAATTCGGAGTTGGTCACTGATGGCTTGCTAAGGCTCTAGTGATGAATATCTTGTGTTCCCAATTAATTACA encodes the following:
- the LOC134351486 gene encoding cathepsin E-like isoform X2; this encodes MKWLIISLISIHLAESLMRIPLTHFKPIRTILRERNKLDDFLAHHNSSTLTQKYSHCYPSEFLMLDDVGITSVHLSNYMDIGNIVVQGQEFGESVYEPGSTFTLARFDGILGLGYPALSEGGAFPVFDRMMHQGLLEEPVFSFRLSREMDSHRGGELILGGIDHSRYTGDINWVRVTEKKYWKISLQNIKFHNTVVCRNGCSAIVDTGTSLIAGPYLEIKEMFHNFADFQVGMGEFLVECKKTLSLPNVTFTIEGVEYTLEAEDYIKKLDRRNLMCLYGFQAMNVYTSTDLQWILGDVFLAKFYTIFDRGHDRVGFAKSRQY